A genomic segment from Gemmatimonadaceae bacterium encodes:
- a CDS encoding class I SAM-dependent rRNA methyltransferase: MKPQATARRRQALDSAIVSSKGARRWAQGHPWIYRSDVLTRPDAPAGAVIVSDQRGRELGCALWSPTSEIALRLLDRNPRASLDESWWRDRLTAAVARRAPLAERTNAYRLVHGEGDACPSLVCDRYDRWIVVQLMSAGIERFRDRIVAALSALTKPLGILARHDVPLRSKEDLTTMVELLAGDVPREIEVSEHGIRYLAAPWDGQKTGAFLDQRENRVAIGARAHGRALDCFSYHGSFALHLAAGAAHVTALDVSSEALRRGETNAALNGFSNIDFIEANAFEFLKAQQRARERYHTIVLDPPAFAKSRASIPSAVRGYKEINLRAMQLLTTGGMLLTASCSFHLTTPLFLDMLRAAASDSGRRLTLRELRGQPLDHPEILGIPETGYLKSALIEALD; this comes from the coding sequence ATGAAACCGCAAGCAACCGCGCGACGACGCCAGGCACTCGACTCGGCAATCGTTTCGTCGAAGGGAGCGCGAAGATGGGCCCAGGGCCATCCGTGGATCTACCGTAGCGACGTGCTCACTCGCCCCGACGCCCCAGCAGGCGCCGTCATCGTGAGCGATCAGCGCGGTCGCGAGCTCGGCTGCGCACTATGGAGTCCCACCTCGGAGATCGCCCTCCGCCTGCTCGATCGCAACCCGCGCGCCTCACTCGACGAGAGCTGGTGGCGCGACCGGCTCACAGCTGCGGTCGCGCGCCGCGCGCCACTCGCAGAACGCACGAATGCCTACCGACTCGTCCATGGCGAAGGTGATGCCTGTCCGTCTCTCGTCTGCGATCGATACGATCGCTGGATCGTCGTGCAGCTGATGAGCGCGGGGATCGAGCGCTTTCGCGACCGGATCGTCGCCGCACTCTCGGCCCTCACGAAACCGTTAGGCATTCTTGCGCGACATGACGTGCCGCTCCGCAGCAAGGAGGATCTGACGACAATGGTCGAGCTGCTCGCCGGCGACGTGCCGCGCGAGATTGAAGTCAGCGAGCACGGCATTCGCTATTTGGCCGCGCCTTGGGATGGGCAAAAGACCGGCGCTTTTCTCGATCAGCGCGAGAACCGCGTCGCCATCGGAGCGCGCGCGCACGGCCGAGCGCTCGACTGCTTCAGCTATCACGGATCGTTCGCACTCCATCTCGCCGCTGGCGCGGCGCACGTGACCGCGCTCGATGTATCGAGTGAGGCCTTGCGCCGCGGCGAGACGAACGCGGCGCTGAATGGCTTCTCGAACATCGACTTCATCGAGGCAAACGCGTTCGAGTTTCTGAAGGCGCAGCAGAGAGCCCGCGAACGCTACCACACCATCGTTCTCGACCCGCCGGCATTCGCCAAGAGCCGAGCGTCGATTCCATCGGCAGTTCGCGGATATAAGGAAATCAATCTGCGCGCGATGCAGCTGCTCACCACGGGAGGGATGCTTCTCACGGCGAGCTGCAGCTTTCACCTAACGACTCCCCTCTTCCTCGACATGCTTCGCGCGGCAGCGTCGGACTCGGGGCGACGCTTGACGCTTCGCGAGCTCCGGGGCCAGCCTCTCGACCACCCAGAGATTCTGGGTATTCCCGAGACCGGCTATCTCAAGAGCGCGCTGATCGAGGCACTCGACTAA